AAAATCTCCTCACATTCTGTAATTAACCAATCAGCTAAATAACCAAGTGGTGAAATATGAATGACCATCTCAGCACCACCTTCGCCGCGCTGGCTGACCCCACGCGGCGGGCCATTCTGGCAAAACTCGCAAGCGGCGAGGCCTCGGTCTCCGAGCTCGCTGAACCCTTCTCCATCTCCATGCCGGCCATCACCAAACACCTCAAGGTGCTGGAGAATGCCGGGCTGATCTCTCGCACGCGCTCGGCGCAGTTCCGGCCCTGCAAGCTGGAGGCCGCTCCCCTCAAGGAGGTTGCCGGCTGGGTGGAGGAGTATCGCCGTTTCTGGGCTGAGAGCTTTGACCGCCTTGAAGCCTACCTGGCCGAGGTTCAGGCCGAGGAACACGCCGGCAAGAAGAAAAAGAAGCACAAGAAGAAACACAAACGAAGTTCTGTGAACCACTAGCTACGAACCAAAGGAGAGTCGCAGCCATGCCCACTGTCGCCCAAGAAAATCAGATCATTGAAAGCCGCGTGCTTCGTGCGCCGCGCGAGCTTGTCTTCCGCATGTTCACCGAGGCTGAGCACGTCAGTCATTGGTGGGGTCCGCGCGGCTTCCGCACCCACACCACGCTGATGGACGTTCGTCCCGGTGGTCTTTGGACGCACACCATGATCGGGCCCGACGGAACCGAGTACCCGAACGAGGTTCGCTACGAGATTGTCGATGCCCCCGAAAAGCTTGTCTATGAGCACATCAACGACCCGCTCTTCCGTGCCACCATTACCTTTACTGAAAAGAGTGCGCAGGAGACGGAGGTTCTCTTCGTCATGGACTTCCTCGACGTCCGCCTGCGGAATGCCGTCGCTGAGCGCGGTGCTGTAGAAGGCCTGCAGGACACGCTGGCCCGCTTCGAAGAGGTACTCTCCACC
This genomic window from Terriglobus albidus contains:
- a CDS encoding ArsR/SmtB family transcription factor, whose product is MNDHLSTTFAALADPTRRAILAKLASGEASVSELAEPFSISMPAITKHLKVLENAGLISRTRSAQFRPCKLEAAPLKEVAGWVEEYRRFWAESFDRLEAYLAEVQAEEHAGKKKKKHKKKHKRSSVNH